In a genomic window of Rhopalosiphum maidis isolate BTI-1 chromosome 4, ASM367621v3, whole genome shotgun sequence:
- the LOC113554100 gene encoding scaffold attachment factor B1-like isoform X1, whose translation MSEKLEPRKICDLKVTELRSELERRDLDKTGVKAILLERLQKALIEEGEDPENCTFDKFELKNVNSTEKSVISEKKSPSVEKKKPVTPTKTIKKNVIGRRPGPKSKTCVTQLKVEKISSSILQKENDDVNQEQVDSSNVIASSEDSKTILLDTINSDVIDSNEAEAKEIDTDESQLNETDVNTISLTQKPTVLAIDSDSTSTHENTKEFEGEINVTLIDSKNTKKTIFEAESNEIKQIKCLDNLDTDMKVKEKTSIIKNDIEEQKYKNNVIGVKEVVPETNEDEDDIQDEELDHEIDEELDHEVNEELDHEIDEETNYNNDDFNLTNNTEKCTQEHNKDDNNEDSINLTIGEDDIKLFADEEDTNIEKEDDLNENHTKEETLIKQRESRHPVTASSSRATTGLVKSRRSATEKRSVGDKPRSTHKEDKDISNSKPIISVSLPKDEKKEEEKQVKDKVETSNKQSNDAKVLQISSETSKKNNSSLVRNIWVSGLASITKATDLKQLFSKYGKVVGAKVVTNAKTPGARCYGFVTLSSAEDANRSIENLHKTELHGRVISVERAKRDNGYQVMAKNSNPSKVNENSETEQNTKKLEDKKEKREEKREKRPEITINDVKKPDLSTLKRSLSKDQNQEPKRSKIVIERDDRKKERSIKSKSNERDREKLRELERERERLEREKRRQQEILNLTKMKTERERLKQKEQERAMREEERKRRIEKERQLEIERKQKEEAIRLEKERQKLRIERERIEKEKSELLRLERENQRLERERLQREKEELRRAQEKLEETKRQALLKRAIPPSPPLPSKRHSSSNSSRYEERKEPIRNSRIQPSTDYMNQAPPPPNITSSRHRYEQHSSDSRRMRPSPPPPPPPASRPKDSTVNIRYGGAPPATDHHYRSRDDRSDRREETRKKDSSSGGSNRHAHASYDSNKSSYGMSRNSESNTWSSAPVKSSYGSLGSSSGTNNMVMSSRPDPWSNSNNSREIETTVWQRPPQPPPENRWNSTSSNPSSMSLSGRSSSSNALYGNNHQVIPNIGLNMSTNYSDSRFDSYKMSGMSRKY comes from the exons ATGTCAGAAAAATTAGAACCACGGAAAATTTGTGACTTGAAGGTGACTGAATTACGTTCCGAACTTGAAAGACGCGATTTGGATAAAACTGGAGTAAAAGCGATACTTTTAGAGCGTTTGCAAAAG GCACTTATTGAAGAAGGAGAAGATCCagaaaattgtacatttgataaatttgaattgaaaaatgttaattctacAGAAAAATCAGTAATATCAGAAAAAAAGTCTCCgagtgttgaaaaaaaaaaaccagttactccaacaaaaacaataaagaaaaatgttattggcAGAAGACCTGGGCCTAAGTCaa AAACATGTGTAACACAgttaaaagttgaaaaaatttcttcaagtattttacaaaaagaaaatgatGATGTAAATCAAGAACAAGTTGATAGCAGCAATGTCATTGCTAGTTCTGAGgattcaaaaacaattttattagatacaaTTAACTCTGATGTTATTGATTCAAATGAAGCAGAAGCTAAGGAAATTGATACCGATGAATCACAACTAAATGAGACAGatgttaatacaatttcacTTACTCAAAAACCAACTGTACTTGCTATAGATTCTGACTCAACTAGTACTCatgaaaatacaaaagaaTTTGAAGGTGAAATAAATGTTACACTAATAGattctaaaaatacaaaaaaaactatatttgaaGCAGAaagtaatgaaataaaacaaattaaatgtttagataATTTAGATACTGACATGAAAGTTAAAGAAAAAACTTCAATTATTAAGAATGATATAgaagaacaaaaatataaaaacaatgtcaTTGGAGTGAAAGAAGTTGTACCAGAAACCAATGAAGATGAAGATGATATACAAGATGAAGAATTAGATCATGAAATCGATGAGGAATTGGATCATGAAGTTAATGAAGAATTGGATCATGAAATTGACGaagaaacaaattacaataatgatgATTTTAATCTAACTAATAACACA GAAAAATGTACTCAGGAACATAATAAAGATGACAATAATGAAGACTCTATTAACTTGACGATTGGAGAAgacgatattaaattatttgctgATGag gaagatacaaacattgaaaaagagg ACGATTTGAACGAGAACCATACCAAAGAAGAAACATTGATCAAACAGCGAGAATCTCGTCATCCAGTTACTGCTAGTAGCAGTAGAGCAACAACTGGATTAGTCAAAAGCCGTCGCAGTGCAACTGAAAAGCGATCTGTTGGAGATAAACCACGGAGTACCCACAAAGAGGACAAGGACATCAGCAATTCAAAACCCATCATCAGTGTCAGTTTGCCCAAAGATGAGAAGAAAGAAGAGGAGAAACAAGTTAAAGATAAAGTGGAAACTAGCAATAAGCAGAG taatGATGCAAAGGTTCTGCAAATATCAAGTGAAACAt ctaaGAAAAACAACTCATCATTGGTTCGCAACATTTGGGTTAGTGGCTTGGCATCAATCACTAAGGCCACTGATTTAAAACagcttttttcaaaatatggaaag gtTGTTGGCGCAAAAGTTGTGACAAATGCCAAAACTCCAGGTGCTCGTTGTTATGGGTTTGTTACATTATCTTCAGCGGAAGATGCTAATCGCAGTATAGAAAATTTACATAAGACTGAACTTCATGGACGTGTTATTAGTGTTGAACGA gcTAAACGTGATAATGGCTATCAAGTTATGGCAAAAAATTCTAATCCTTCCAAAGTAAATGAAAATTCTGAAActgaacaaaatacaaaaaagcttgaggataaaaaagaaaaacgagAAGAAAAAAGGGAAAAGAGACcagaaattacaattaatgatGTTAAAAAACCAGACTTGTCAACCTTAAAGCGATCAT TGTCTAAAGATCAAAATCAAGAACCAAAACgttctaaaattgtaattgaaaGAGATGATCGAAAAAAAGAAAGGAGCATCAAAAGTAAAAGTAATGAACGTGACCGAGAAAAGCTGAGAGAATTAGAGCGAGAAAGAGAACGTTTAGAAAGAGAAAAAAGAAGGCAACAggagattttaaatttgacaaaaATGAAA actgAACGTGAAAGGTTAAAACAAAAAGAACAAGAGAGAGCAATGAGAGAAGAAGAACGTAAGAGGCGTATTGAAAAAGAACGCCAATTAGAAATTGaaagaaaacaaaaagaaGAAGCAATACGTTTAGAAaa agaaAGGCAAAAACTTAGAATTGAACGTGAACGAATTGAAAAGGAAAAATCAGAACTATTACGTTTGGAGCGTGAAAATCAACGTTTAGAACGAGAAAGATTACAAAGAGAAAAAGAAGAGTTACGTAGAGCACAAGAAAAATTAGAAGAAACAAAGCGTCAAGCATTACTTAAGCGTGCTATTCCCCCATCTCCACCACTTCCTAGTAAAAGACATTCTTCATCTAATTCATCTCGATATGAAGAAAg aaaAGAACCAATTCGTAATTCTCGTATTCAGCCTAGTACAGACTATATGAACCAAGCACCTCCACCTCCAAACATAACATCATCTAGACATCGCTATGAACAGCATTCGTCAGATTCCCGTCGTATGAGGCCATCACCACCACCTCCGCCCCCACCTGCATCAAGACCCAAAGACTCTACTGTGAACATCag ATATGGTGGTGCCCCACCAGCAACAGATCATCATTATAGAAGCCGTGATGATCGGTCAGATCGTAGAGAAGAAACTCGTAAAAAAGATTCAAGTAGTGGAGGTAGTAACAGACATGCTCATGCATCATATGATTCAAACAAAAGTT CCTATGGAATGTCCCGCAACAGTGAAAGTAATACTTGGTCATCAGCCCCAGTAAAGAGTTCTTATGGTTCACTTGGTTCAAGCTCTGGAactaataatatggtaatgaGCTCAAGACCAGATCCTTGgtcaaatagtaataatagtcgAGAAATTGAAACAACCGTATGGCAACGTCCTCCTCAACCACCTCCAGAAAA CAGATGGAACAGTACATCAAGTAATCCTTCTTCTATGTCATTAAGTGGACGTAGTTCGAGTAGTAACGCCTTGTATGGAAATAACCATCAAGTTATACCAAACATTGGATTAAACATGTCAACAAACTACAGTGATAGTAGATTTGACAGTTATAAAATGAGTGGCATGTCacgaaaatattag
- the LOC113554100 gene encoding scaffold attachment factor B1-like isoform X2: protein MSEKLEPRKICDLKVTELRSELERRDLDKTGVKAILLERLQKALIEEGEDPENCTFDKFELKNVNSTEKSVISEKKSPSVEKKKPVTPTKTIKKNVIGRRPGPKSKTCVTQLKVEKISSSILQKENDDVNQEQVDSSNVIASSEDSKTILLDTINSDVIDSNEAEAKEIDTDESQLNETDVNTISLTQKPTVLAIDSDSTSTHENTKEFEGEINVTLIDSKNTKKTIFEAESNEIKQIKCLDNLDTDMKVKEKTSIIKNDIEEQKYKNNVIGVKEVVPETNEDEDDIQDEELDHEIDEELDHEVNEELDHEIDEETNYNNDDFNLTNNTEKCTQEHNKDDNNEDSINLTIGEDDIKLFADEEDTNIEKEDDLNENHTKEETLIKQRESRHPVTASSSRATTGLVKSRRSATEKRSVGDKPRSTHKEDKDISNSKPIISVSLPKDEKKEEEKQVKDKVETSNKQSNDAKVLQISSETSKKNNSSLVRNIWVSGLASITKATDLKQLFSKYGKVVGAKVVTNAKTPGARCYGFVTLSSAEDANRSIENLHKTELHGRVISVERAKRDNGYQVMAKNSNPSKVNENSETEQNTKKLEDKKEKREEKREKRPEITINDVKKPDLSTLKRSLSKDQNQEPKRSKIVIERDDRKKERSIKSKSNERDREKLRELERERERLEREKRRQQEILNLTKMKTERERLKQKEQERAMREEERKRRIEKERQLEIERKQKEEAIRLEKERQKLRIERERIEKEKSELLRLERENQRLERERLQREKEELRRAQEKLEETKRQALLKRAIPPSPPLPSKRHSSSNSSRYEERKEPIRNSRIQPSTDYMNQAPPPPNITSSRHRYEQHSSDSRRMRPSPPPPPPPASRPKDSTVNIRYGGAPPATDHHYRSRDDRSDRREETRKKDSSSGGSNRHAHASYDSNKSSYGMSRNSESNTWSSAPVKSSYGSLGSSSGTNNMVMSSRPDPWSNSNNSREIETTVWQRPPQPPPEKWNSTSSNPSSMSLSGRSSSSNALYGNNHQVIPNIGLNMSTNYSDSRFDSYKMSGMSRKY, encoded by the exons ATGTCAGAAAAATTAGAACCACGGAAAATTTGTGACTTGAAGGTGACTGAATTACGTTCCGAACTTGAAAGACGCGATTTGGATAAAACTGGAGTAAAAGCGATACTTTTAGAGCGTTTGCAAAAG GCACTTATTGAAGAAGGAGAAGATCCagaaaattgtacatttgataaatttgaattgaaaaatgttaattctacAGAAAAATCAGTAATATCAGAAAAAAAGTCTCCgagtgttgaaaaaaaaaaaccagttactccaacaaaaacaataaagaaaaatgttattggcAGAAGACCTGGGCCTAAGTCaa AAACATGTGTAACACAgttaaaagttgaaaaaatttcttcaagtattttacaaaaagaaaatgatGATGTAAATCAAGAACAAGTTGATAGCAGCAATGTCATTGCTAGTTCTGAGgattcaaaaacaattttattagatacaaTTAACTCTGATGTTATTGATTCAAATGAAGCAGAAGCTAAGGAAATTGATACCGATGAATCACAACTAAATGAGACAGatgttaatacaatttcacTTACTCAAAAACCAACTGTACTTGCTATAGATTCTGACTCAACTAGTACTCatgaaaatacaaaagaaTTTGAAGGTGAAATAAATGTTACACTAATAGattctaaaaatacaaaaaaaactatatttgaaGCAGAaagtaatgaaataaaacaaattaaatgtttagataATTTAGATACTGACATGAAAGTTAAAGAAAAAACTTCAATTATTAAGAATGATATAgaagaacaaaaatataaaaacaatgtcaTTGGAGTGAAAGAAGTTGTACCAGAAACCAATGAAGATGAAGATGATATACAAGATGAAGAATTAGATCATGAAATCGATGAGGAATTGGATCATGAAGTTAATGAAGAATTGGATCATGAAATTGACGaagaaacaaattacaataatgatgATTTTAATCTAACTAATAACACA GAAAAATGTACTCAGGAACATAATAAAGATGACAATAATGAAGACTCTATTAACTTGACGATTGGAGAAgacgatattaaattatttgctgATGag gaagatacaaacattgaaaaagagg ACGATTTGAACGAGAACCATACCAAAGAAGAAACATTGATCAAACAGCGAGAATCTCGTCATCCAGTTACTGCTAGTAGCAGTAGAGCAACAACTGGATTAGTCAAAAGCCGTCGCAGTGCAACTGAAAAGCGATCTGTTGGAGATAAACCACGGAGTACCCACAAAGAGGACAAGGACATCAGCAATTCAAAACCCATCATCAGTGTCAGTTTGCCCAAAGATGAGAAGAAAGAAGAGGAGAAACAAGTTAAAGATAAAGTGGAAACTAGCAATAAGCAGAG taatGATGCAAAGGTTCTGCAAATATCAAGTGAAACAt ctaaGAAAAACAACTCATCATTGGTTCGCAACATTTGGGTTAGTGGCTTGGCATCAATCACTAAGGCCACTGATTTAAAACagcttttttcaaaatatggaaag gtTGTTGGCGCAAAAGTTGTGACAAATGCCAAAACTCCAGGTGCTCGTTGTTATGGGTTTGTTACATTATCTTCAGCGGAAGATGCTAATCGCAGTATAGAAAATTTACATAAGACTGAACTTCATGGACGTGTTATTAGTGTTGAACGA gcTAAACGTGATAATGGCTATCAAGTTATGGCAAAAAATTCTAATCCTTCCAAAGTAAATGAAAATTCTGAAActgaacaaaatacaaaaaagcttgaggataaaaaagaaaaacgagAAGAAAAAAGGGAAAAGAGACcagaaattacaattaatgatGTTAAAAAACCAGACTTGTCAACCTTAAAGCGATCAT TGTCTAAAGATCAAAATCAAGAACCAAAACgttctaaaattgtaattgaaaGAGATGATCGAAAAAAAGAAAGGAGCATCAAAAGTAAAAGTAATGAACGTGACCGAGAAAAGCTGAGAGAATTAGAGCGAGAAAGAGAACGTTTAGAAAGAGAAAAAAGAAGGCAACAggagattttaaatttgacaaaaATGAAA actgAACGTGAAAGGTTAAAACAAAAAGAACAAGAGAGAGCAATGAGAGAAGAAGAACGTAAGAGGCGTATTGAAAAAGAACGCCAATTAGAAATTGaaagaaaacaaaaagaaGAAGCAATACGTTTAGAAaa agaaAGGCAAAAACTTAGAATTGAACGTGAACGAATTGAAAAGGAAAAATCAGAACTATTACGTTTGGAGCGTGAAAATCAACGTTTAGAACGAGAAAGATTACAAAGAGAAAAAGAAGAGTTACGTAGAGCACAAGAAAAATTAGAAGAAACAAAGCGTCAAGCATTACTTAAGCGTGCTATTCCCCCATCTCCACCACTTCCTAGTAAAAGACATTCTTCATCTAATTCATCTCGATATGAAGAAAg aaaAGAACCAATTCGTAATTCTCGTATTCAGCCTAGTACAGACTATATGAACCAAGCACCTCCACCTCCAAACATAACATCATCTAGACATCGCTATGAACAGCATTCGTCAGATTCCCGTCGTATGAGGCCATCACCACCACCTCCGCCCCCACCTGCATCAAGACCCAAAGACTCTACTGTGAACATCag ATATGGTGGTGCCCCACCAGCAACAGATCATCATTATAGAAGCCGTGATGATCGGTCAGATCGTAGAGAAGAAACTCGTAAAAAAGATTCAAGTAGTGGAGGTAGTAACAGACATGCTCATGCATCATATGATTCAAACAAAAGTT CCTATGGAATGTCCCGCAACAGTGAAAGTAATACTTGGTCATCAGCCCCAGTAAAGAGTTCTTATGGTTCACTTGGTTCAAGCTCTGGAactaataatatggtaatgaGCTCAAGACCAGATCCTTGgtcaaatagtaataatagtcgAGAAATTGAAACAACCGTATGGCAACGTCCTCCTCAACCACCTCCAGAAAA ATGGAACAGTACATCAAGTAATCCTTCTTCTATGTCATTAAGTGGACGTAGTTCGAGTAGTAACGCCTTGTATGGAAATAACCATCAAGTTATACCAAACATTGGATTAAACATGTCAACAAACTACAGTGATAGTAGATTTGACAGTTATAAAATGAGTGGCATGTCacgaaaatattag
- the LOC113554100 gene encoding scaffold attachment factor B2-like isoform X3: MSEKLEPRKICDLKVTELRSELERRDLDKTGVKAILLERLQKALIEEGEDPENCTFDKFELKNVNSTEKSVISEKKSPSVEKKKPVTPTKTIKKNVIGRRPGPKSKTCVTQLKVEKISSSILQKENDDVNQEQVDSSNVIASSEDSKTILLDTINSDVIDSNEAEAKEIDTDESQLNETDVNTISLTQKPTVLAIDSDSTSTHENTKEFEDNLDTDMKVKEKTSIIKNDIEEQKYKNNVIGVKEVVPETNEDEDDIQDEELDHEIDEELDHEVNEELDHEIDEETNYNNDDFNLTNNTEKCTQEHNKDDNNEDSINLTIGEDDIKLFADEEDTNIEKEDDLNENHTKEETLIKQRESRHPVTASSSRATTGLVKSRRSATEKRSVGDKPRSTHKEDKDISNSKPIISVSLPKDEKKEEEKQVKDKVETSNKQSNDAKVLQISSETSKKNNSSLVRNIWVSGLASITKATDLKQLFSKYGKVVGAKVVTNAKTPGARCYGFVTLSSAEDANRSIENLHKTELHGRVISVERAKRDNGYQVMAKNSNPSKVNENSETEQNTKKLEDKKEKREEKREKRPEITINDVKKPDLSTLKRSLSKDQNQEPKRSKIVIERDDRKKERSIKSKSNERDREKLRELERERERLEREKRRQQEILNLTKMKTERERLKQKEQERAMREEERKRRIEKERQLEIERKQKEEAIRLEKERQKLRIERERIEKEKSELLRLERENQRLERERLQREKEELRRAQEKLEETKRQALLKRAIPPSPPLPSKRHSSSNSSRYEERKEPIRNSRIQPSTDYMNQAPPPPNITSSRHRYEQHSSDSRRMRPSPPPPPPPASRPKDSTVNIRYGGAPPATDHHYRSRDDRSDRREETRKKDSSSGGSNRHAHASYDSNKSSYGMSRNSESNTWSSAPVKSSYGSLGSSSGTNNMVMSSRPDPWSNSNNSREIETTVWQRPPQPPPENRWNSTSSNPSSMSLSGRSSSSNALYGNNHQVIPNIGLNMSTNYSDSRFDSYKMSGMSRKY; the protein is encoded by the exons ATGTCAGAAAAATTAGAACCACGGAAAATTTGTGACTTGAAGGTGACTGAATTACGTTCCGAACTTGAAAGACGCGATTTGGATAAAACTGGAGTAAAAGCGATACTTTTAGAGCGTTTGCAAAAG GCACTTATTGAAGAAGGAGAAGATCCagaaaattgtacatttgataaatttgaattgaaaaatgttaattctacAGAAAAATCAGTAATATCAGAAAAAAAGTCTCCgagtgttgaaaaaaaaaaaccagttactccaacaaaaacaataaagaaaaatgttattggcAGAAGACCTGGGCCTAAGTCaa AAACATGTGTAACACAgttaaaagttgaaaaaatttcttcaagtattttacaaaaagaaaatgatGATGTAAATCAAGAACAAGTTGATAGCAGCAATGTCATTGCTAGTTCTGAGgattcaaaaacaattttattagatacaaTTAACTCTGATGTTATTGATTCAAATGAAGCAGAAGCTAAGGAAATTGATACCGATGAATCACAACTAAATGAGACAGatgttaatacaatttcacTTACTCAAAAACCAACTGTACTTGCTATAGATTCTGACTCAACTAGTACTCatgaaaatacaaaagaaTTTGAAG ataATTTAGATACTGACATGAAAGTTAAAGAAAAAACTTCAATTATTAAGAATGATATAgaagaacaaaaatataaaaacaatgtcaTTGGAGTGAAAGAAGTTGTACCAGAAACCAATGAAGATGAAGATGATATACAAGATGAAGAATTAGATCATGAAATCGATGAGGAATTGGATCATGAAGTTAATGAAGAATTGGATCATGAAATTGACGaagaaacaaattacaataatgatgATTTTAATCTAACTAATAACACA GAAAAATGTACTCAGGAACATAATAAAGATGACAATAATGAAGACTCTATTAACTTGACGATTGGAGAAgacgatattaaattatttgctgATGag gaagatacaaacattgaaaaagagg ACGATTTGAACGAGAACCATACCAAAGAAGAAACATTGATCAAACAGCGAGAATCTCGTCATCCAGTTACTGCTAGTAGCAGTAGAGCAACAACTGGATTAGTCAAAAGCCGTCGCAGTGCAACTGAAAAGCGATCTGTTGGAGATAAACCACGGAGTACCCACAAAGAGGACAAGGACATCAGCAATTCAAAACCCATCATCAGTGTCAGTTTGCCCAAAGATGAGAAGAAAGAAGAGGAGAAACAAGTTAAAGATAAAGTGGAAACTAGCAATAAGCAGAG taatGATGCAAAGGTTCTGCAAATATCAAGTGAAACAt ctaaGAAAAACAACTCATCATTGGTTCGCAACATTTGGGTTAGTGGCTTGGCATCAATCACTAAGGCCACTGATTTAAAACagcttttttcaaaatatggaaag gtTGTTGGCGCAAAAGTTGTGACAAATGCCAAAACTCCAGGTGCTCGTTGTTATGGGTTTGTTACATTATCTTCAGCGGAAGATGCTAATCGCAGTATAGAAAATTTACATAAGACTGAACTTCATGGACGTGTTATTAGTGTTGAACGA gcTAAACGTGATAATGGCTATCAAGTTATGGCAAAAAATTCTAATCCTTCCAAAGTAAATGAAAATTCTGAAActgaacaaaatacaaaaaagcttgaggataaaaaagaaaaacgagAAGAAAAAAGGGAAAAGAGACcagaaattacaattaatgatGTTAAAAAACCAGACTTGTCAACCTTAAAGCGATCAT TGTCTAAAGATCAAAATCAAGAACCAAAACgttctaaaattgtaattgaaaGAGATGATCGAAAAAAAGAAAGGAGCATCAAAAGTAAAAGTAATGAACGTGACCGAGAAAAGCTGAGAGAATTAGAGCGAGAAAGAGAACGTTTAGAAAGAGAAAAAAGAAGGCAACAggagattttaaatttgacaaaaATGAAA actgAACGTGAAAGGTTAAAACAAAAAGAACAAGAGAGAGCAATGAGAGAAGAAGAACGTAAGAGGCGTATTGAAAAAGAACGCCAATTAGAAATTGaaagaaaacaaaaagaaGAAGCAATACGTTTAGAAaa agaaAGGCAAAAACTTAGAATTGAACGTGAACGAATTGAAAAGGAAAAATCAGAACTATTACGTTTGGAGCGTGAAAATCAACGTTTAGAACGAGAAAGATTACAAAGAGAAAAAGAAGAGTTACGTAGAGCACAAGAAAAATTAGAAGAAACAAAGCGTCAAGCATTACTTAAGCGTGCTATTCCCCCATCTCCACCACTTCCTAGTAAAAGACATTCTTCATCTAATTCATCTCGATATGAAGAAAg aaaAGAACCAATTCGTAATTCTCGTATTCAGCCTAGTACAGACTATATGAACCAAGCACCTCCACCTCCAAACATAACATCATCTAGACATCGCTATGAACAGCATTCGTCAGATTCCCGTCGTATGAGGCCATCACCACCACCTCCGCCCCCACCTGCATCAAGACCCAAAGACTCTACTGTGAACATCag ATATGGTGGTGCCCCACCAGCAACAGATCATCATTATAGAAGCCGTGATGATCGGTCAGATCGTAGAGAAGAAACTCGTAAAAAAGATTCAAGTAGTGGAGGTAGTAACAGACATGCTCATGCATCATATGATTCAAACAAAAGTT CCTATGGAATGTCCCGCAACAGTGAAAGTAATACTTGGTCATCAGCCCCAGTAAAGAGTTCTTATGGTTCACTTGGTTCAAGCTCTGGAactaataatatggtaatgaGCTCAAGACCAGATCCTTGgtcaaatagtaataatagtcgAGAAATTGAAACAACCGTATGGCAACGTCCTCCTCAACCACCTCCAGAAAA CAGATGGAACAGTACATCAAGTAATCCTTCTTCTATGTCATTAAGTGGACGTAGTTCGAGTAGTAACGCCTTGTATGGAAATAACCATCAAGTTATACCAAACATTGGATTAAACATGTCAACAAACTACAGTGATAGTAGATTTGACAGTTATAAAATGAGTGGCATGTCacgaaaatattag